Genomic DNA from Thermodesulfobacteriota bacterium:
CGCGGCCGGCAGGCCCAAGGTCGTATGGCTGCACTTCGCCAGCGATACGGGATGCACGGAGTCGCTCATAAAAACGGACAACCCGTCCACGGCGAACCTTGTGCTCGACATCTTGAGCATCGACTATCACGAGTCGATCATGGCCGCCGCGGGGAAGCAGGCGGACGAGCTGCTCGCCAGGGCGGTCGAGGGGAAGGATTACATCTGCGTGGTCGAAGGCGGAATCCCCACCGTGCCGGGCCACGGGATGATCGGCGGACGGGAGATGCTGGACATCGCGAAGGAGGTGTGCGGCAACGCGAAGGCGGTGATCGCCATCGGCTCCTGCGCGGTGGACGGCGGCGTCCCGGCGGCGGCGCCCAACCCGAGCCGGATCCTGGGGGTCGACCAGGCGTTGAACATGAAGGGGAAGGTCGTCAACATTCCGTGCTGCCCGGTGAACCCGGAGTGGTTCATCGGAACGGTAGTGCACGTCCTCACGATCGGCACTCTTCCGGAGCTCGACGGCAAGGGGCGCCCGAAGATGTTCTTCGGACGGAAGATCCACGACAACTGCCCGCGGCGGACCCACTTCGACGGCGGGCGGTTCGTCGAGCAGTTCGGCTCGAAGGAGGA
This window encodes:
- a CDS encoding hydrogenase small subunit yields the protein MLTRRGEGFSRREFVQLAGGTLAMLGMSGTLTPKLARALEKAAAGRPKVVWLHFASDTGCTESLIKTDNPSTANLVLDILSIDYHESIMAAAGKQADELLARAVEGKDYICVVEGGIPTVPGHGMIGGREMLDIAKEVCGNAKAVIAIGSCAVDGGVPAAAPNPSRILGVDQALNMKGKVVNIPCCPVNPEWFIGTVVHVLTIGTLPELDGKGRPKMFFGRKIHDNCPRRTHFDGGRFVEQFGSKEEAAGYCLYKVGCKGPETWSECPKTRWNSKESWCIEIGSPCIGCAENSWTDQFSPFYSKLADVALPYGDLTADKIGIGLAAATGAAIVGHAVLKATRGKKDEETKKKE